From Methanobacterium congolense, one genomic window encodes:
- a CDS encoding CBS domain-containing protein, producing MKIEDAMEVNVVKFKSTDKIVDVTQVLRNNKISGAPVVNEENHVIGILSEGDIMRMLEFHSPKINLILPAPLDLIELPVKMKHEMDELAEDMERASSVLIGDIMTKKVVTISKDAQIADAAELMDSHHIKRLPVVDENHKLIGIVTRGDIIGAMVKGND from the coding sequence ATGAAGATTGAAGATGCCATGGAAGTAAATGTCGTGAAATTCAAATCAACCGATAAAATAGTGGATGTTACACAGGTCCTTCGAAACAACAAGATAAGCGGGGCACCTGTTGTTAACGAGGAGAACCACGTTATTGGAATACTAAGTGAGGGCGATATAATGAGGATGCTTGAATTCCACTCCCCTAAGATAAACCTAATACTTCCCGCACCCCTGGACCTCATAGAACTCCCTGTGAAGATGAAACATGAAATGGATGAACTTGCAGAGGACATGGAGAGGGCAAGCTCAGTTTTAATTGGGGATATAATGACAAAAAAGGTTGTTACAATCTCAAAGGATGCTCAGATAGCTGATGCAGCAGAGCTCATGGACTCCCACCACATCAAAAGACTTCCAGTGGTTGATGAGAACCACAAACTCATTGGAATAGTCACAAGGGGCGACATAATAGGGGCCATGGTGAAGGGTAATGACTGA
- the cfbC gene encoding Ni-sirohydrochlorin a,c-diamide reductive cyclase ATP-dependent reductase subunit codes for MTEVPKTKKIAIYGKGGIGKSTVVSNIAAAYSQNKNVLVIGCDPKADTTRTLVGRRIPTILDVVKEKKDVKKDDILFEGYGEVKCVESGGPKPGVGCAGRGVIVAMNLLEKLEVFKPDPDVMIYDVLGDVVCGGFAVPLREEFADEVYIVTSGEYMALYAANNISQGIQKLKGRLGGIICNCRGTNHEVEIVEEFAHRIGTRVIEVIPRSELVQQSEYDAKTVVEKFPDSEQSAKYMELSEKIYKNQEFVVPKPMGVDEFEEFFRKFQ; via the coding sequence ATGACTGAGGTCCCAAAAACCAAAAAAATAGCCATATATGGTAAGGGAGGGATTGGAAAATCCACAGTGGTCTCAAACATCGCAGCAGCCTACTCCCAGAATAAAAACGTCCTGGTGATAGGCTGCGACCCCAAGGCAGACACAACCAGAACCCTTGTGGGACGAAGAATACCAACCATACTTGACGTTGTGAAGGAAAAAAAGGATGTCAAAAAGGACGATATTCTATTTGAAGGTTATGGGGAAGTGAAATGTGTTGAGAGTGGAGGTCCAAAACCTGGAGTGGGATGTGCAGGCCGTGGAGTCATAGTTGCAATGAATCTCCTTGAGAAACTTGAAGTCTTCAAGCCAGATCCTGATGTTATGATCTACGACGTACTTGGAGATGTGGTCTGCGGAGGATTTGCAGTACCCCTCCGGGAGGAATTCGCAGACGAAGTTTACATAGTCACCTCTGGAGAGTACATGGCACTCTACGCTGCAAACAACATCTCTCAAGGTATTCAGAAACTCAAAGGTCGTCTTGGAGGTATAATCTGCAACTGCAGAGGCACCAACCATGAAGTTGAAATCGTTGAAGAATTCGCCCATAGAATCGGAACCCGGGTCATAGAGGTCATACCCCGAAGCGAACTAGTACAGCAGAGTGAATATGATGCTAAAACAGTTGTTGAAAAGTTTCCAGATTCAGAACAATCAGCCAAATACATGGAACTTTCAGAGAAGATATACAAAAATCAGGAATTTGTTGTTCCCAAACCCATGGGTGTGGATGAGTTCGAGGAATTTTTCAGGAAGTTCCAGTGA
- a CDS encoding GIY-YIG nuclease family protein produces the protein MKGTYCLIIQLKSQQNIKIGRLGEIDFKRGYYVYVGSALNSLKSRLERHLKDDKKLFWHVDYLLNNPDANVEDVVFAVSDEKWECSLAAHISKEGSEIHAFGCSDCKCPSHLFYFQDLEGSKRICLESFEKLGLKPLDLSDLERL, from the coding sequence TTGAAAGGCACTTACTGTTTAATAATTCAATTAAAGTCTCAACAAAATATTAAAATTGGACGTTTAGGTGAAATAGATTTTAAAAGGGGTTACTACGTTTATGTTGGTTCTGCACTGAATTCACTTAAAAGCCGGCTTGAAAGACACCTTAAAGATGATAAAAAACTTTTCTGGCATGTTGATTATCTTCTAAACAATCCTGATGCAAATGTGGAGGATGTTGTCTTTGCTGTGAGTGATGAGAAATGGGAATGTTCCCTGGCAGCCCACATATCAAAAGAAGGGTCTGAAATCCATGCTTTCGGGTGTTCAGATTGTAAATGTCCATCTCATCTATTCTACTTCCAGGATCTGGAAGGATCAAAAAGGATTTGTTTGGAATCCTTTGAAAAACTGGGGCTTAAACCATTGGATCTAAGTGATCTGGAAAGACTTTGA
- a CDS encoding DUF371 domain-containing protein, with product MNYSFFAKGHPNVTSRHKTTLEVTMDPEIGIKADCIIGVSSGVSMKDFPEELKNAIQNEKAIIKVILETENARDEIKGYGHPELTLDHPTDMVCRKSEFKCSRTLMINADRASCDLKKGLIDDLSEGKPLKVVINVD from the coding sequence ATGAACTACAGCTTCTTTGCAAAGGGACATCCCAACGTCACATCACGTCATAAAACAACACTTGAAGTTACAATGGATCCAGAAATAGGCATCAAAGCCGACTGCATAATAGGAGTTTCATCTGGAGTTTCCATGAAAGATTTTCCAGAGGAACTGAAAAATGCCATACAGAATGAAAAAGCCATTATCAAAGTGATTCTTGAGACAGAAAATGCTCGGGATGAAATAAAGGGTTATGGACATCCAGAACTGACCCTGGACCATCCAACGGATATGGTCTGCAGAAAAAGTGAGTTCAAGTGCAGCAGAACCCTTATGATAAATGCGGATAGAGCATCATGTGACCTTAAAAAAGGTTTAATAGATGATTTAAGTGAGGGTAAACCCCTGAAAGTTGTGATAAATGTTGATTGA
- a CDS encoding class I SAM-dependent methyltransferase: MFGSSKSSKLKKIKKLNEKAALPEFKSTEIIKSLKIRENDKIADIGCGGGYFTFKFSDDVGENGLVYAVDMEPEYLDYVKSETRIKGVKNIETVLAEENSLELENDLNLIFLRNVFHHIPEPLGYFNHLKQFLAPDGRIVIIDYKKTKKINFVNLFGHYTPEEDILNVMEKGGYLVLEKFDFLSSQSFTIFKKE, encoded by the coding sequence ATGTTTGGAAGTTCTAAAAGTTCTAAGTTAAAAAAAATTAAAAAACTCAATGAAAAGGCAGCCCTGCCTGAATTCAAATCAACTGAAATTATAAAATCTCTTAAAATACGTGAAAACGATAAAATCGCAGATATTGGTTGTGGTGGGGGCTATTTCACCTTTAAGTTTTCAGATGATGTGGGAGAAAACGGATTGGTCTACGCAGTGGATATGGAACCAGAATATCTTGATTATGTGAAATCTGAAACTCGAATTAAGGGTGTGAAGAATATAGAAACTGTTTTGGCAGAAGAGAACAGTCTTGAGCTTGAAAATGATCTGAACCTCATTTTCTTGAGGAACGTATTCCATCACATACCCGAACCTTTAGGTTACTTCAACCATTTAAAACAATTTTTAGCTCCTGATGGAAGAATTGTTATTATAGACTACAAAAAAACTAAAAAAATCAACTTTGTGAACCTTTTTGGTCACTACACCCCTGAAGAGGATATATTGAATGTCATGGAAAAGGGTGGATACCTTGTTTTGGAGAAATTTGACTTTTTATCCTCTCAATCCTTCACCATTTTCAAGAAGGAGTGA
- a CDS encoding DUF167 family protein — MKAVKESEGGILVDVEVSTKSNKFEISGYNTWREAIEIRIKAVPQKGKANKEITKEFSKLTQNPVEIVSGHKSHHKTLKIYHISKNEFLKILEPYF; from the coding sequence ATGAAGGCAGTGAAGGAATCTGAAGGTGGAATACTGGTGGACGTAGAGGTTTCCACAAAATCAAACAAGTTTGAGATTTCAGGCTACAATACCTGGCGTGAAGCCATTGAAATCAGGATAAAAGCAGTTCCACAGAAGGGAAAGGCCAACAAGGAAATAACAAAGGAATTTTCCAAACTCACCCAGAACCCGGTTGAAATTGTATCCGGACATAAAAGCCATCATAAAACATTAAAAATATATCATATAAGTAAAAATGAGTTTTTGAAGATTTTAGAGCCTTATTTTTGA
- a CDS encoding tetratricopeptide repeat protein: MGILSLFKNKKENCNELMKSRKYEEVIRCCDEILKKEPENSIAWYNKGWALTKLEKFEEALQCYEKALGLNPEYEDAWVNKGRVLEELGRFNESLNCYNTALNLDSKDEYLWINRGRVLEELGRFNEAIECYNKVLELNSSLEMAFYYKGDVFSSLERYYGALDCYNKVLELNPEAYYAWTRKADTLIKLEMYDEAMKCYKESLKLNPNFEYTFYGMANLFKKLGKFEEAFVCYNKTLEIDSEDENAWYEKGIVLEKLERYSEALECYDKVLELNSEFEDAIKAKKT; this comes from the coding sequence ATGGGAATACTCAGTTTATTTAAAAATAAAAAAGAGAATTGTAATGAGCTTATGAAAAGTAGGAAGTATGAAGAAGTAATTCGTTGTTGTGATGAAATATTAAAGAAGGAACCAGAAAATTCAATCGCATGGTACAACAAGGGTTGGGCACTCACTAAACTTGAAAAATTCGAAGAAGCACTACAATGCTATGAAAAAGCATTGGGACTAAACCCCGAATATGAAGATGCATGGGTTAATAAGGGCAGGGTTCTTGAGGAATTGGGAAGGTTTAATGAATCGTTGAATTGTTATAATACTGCTTTGAATTTAGATTCCAAAGATGAATATTTATGGATTAATAGGGGTAGGGTTCTTGAGGAGTTGGGAAGGTTTAATGAAGCAATTGAGTGTTATAATAAGGTTTTAGAGTTAAATTCTAGTTTAGAAATGGCTTTTTATTATAAAGGAGATGTTTTTAGTTCTCTTGAGAGATATTATGGCGCATTGGACTGTTATAATAAGGTTTTAGAGTTAAATCCTGAAGCATACTACGCTTGGACTCGCAAGGCAGATACTCTTATTAAACTTGAAATGTATGACGAAGCAATGAAATGTTACAAGGAATCTTTGAAATTAAATCCTAATTTTGAATATACATTTTATGGAATGGCTAATTTATTTAAAAAGCTTGGAAAGTTTGAAGAAGCTTTTGTATGTTATAATAAGACTTTAGAAATAGATTCTGAAGATGAAAATGCATGGTATGAGAAGGGAATAGTTTTAGAAAAACTTGAAAGATACTCTGAAGCATTAGAATGTTATGATAAAGTTTTGGAGTTGAATTCTGAATTTGAAGATGCAATCAAAGCCAAAAAAACATAA
- a CDS encoding RDD family protein, translated as MVDDVEGVVLASVSRRAGAFVLDVLLLLMFFGFLFFIGLGASDLFVGIVFLIISTLVMLVYFSYFEGPSGGSTPGKYYLSLMVVDEKTLKPPSKMQSVTRNLLRFADLLPYFVPGLLGLIVMLCSDKNQRLGDKTAKTIVIQKKA; from the coding sequence ATGGTGGATGATGTTGAGGGTGTTGTGCTGGCTTCTGTTTCTCGCAGGGCAGGTGCTTTTGTGTTGGATGTTCTTTTGTTGTTGATGTTTTTCGGATTTTTGTTCTTCATAGGTTTAGGGGCATCTGACCTGTTTGTAGGTATTGTTTTCCTGATAATCAGTACCCTGGTTATGTTGGTTTATTTTTCTTACTTTGAAGGACCTTCAGGTGGTAGTACTCCCGGTAAATATTATTTATCTTTGATGGTGGTGGATGAAAAGACCTTAAAACCTCCAAGTAAGATGCAGAGTGTCACAAGGAATCTTTTAAGGTTCGCTGATCTCCTACCCTACTTCGTACCAGGTCTTCTAGGCCTAATTGTTATGCTGTGTTCCGATAAAAATCAAAGACTCGGAGACAAAACAGCAAAAACCATAGTCATCCAAAAAAAAGCCTAA
- a CDS encoding Ig-like domain-containing protein — MINGKFNVVLVLILVLAILTPNLVYAGNLTGPWSGSVSGGGRSAVVTSQAGNVTVTGVVTTSGNARWGVADSSVPGSAPFSNGKLNTNNFWSNPSAHGHTSLQSSYWWDISPDSVGTNIDRSGDDKGTGYITFYFSKPVVNPVLDLDRMGGDGRVSNKATTNSAILTLLNSDLSLTKLSGNSQFQVTSKTIERTPNQKFSQFNQEASWAANSAGAGSVMIKGIISSVSFKWTGTGIEGMGQDGIELVWDLTEYVDNTSPVVTSSLNRNMVRSGDNLTVNAQSSSDTSYIVANVMGNLYSMNKGSGNNWNLNFTVPDAADGVYNVLLSAFDGMGNMGTSIMNFTVDNTAPTINATCNPVLTRTGNSVLVNATADDDTASMTLEVLGTIYNMIKDPNNNWIFNYTVPKLTDGTYDIILTATDALGNTGNTSLNFTVDNTPPTPIGELNQTTTRTGDNLTLNVSADNDTDTLTATILGDAYNLTKGTGGFWTLNYTVPRVADGLYTILLTGTDVLGNMGNTSLNFTVDNTAPSIKGSVLPGLTKTGNSVLVKAVSDPDTVRMTATILGTTYAMIQGPDGIWTLQYTVPQVMDGFLQVFLDAWDDAGNHGFNTTNMSVDNALPGVNCTVLPGRIKNGGNVMLRVCADPDVVNVTAFIAGNHYNLTQNSDGTWTLNYPIQGLADGFQTVLLTATNGLGSQGTAYTGFTVDNTAPALKVEVLPFTVREGGKLFVRVYSDVDAVVVTAEILGKTYNLIKCSNSIWTLTCTVPGLKDGNYNVMLRGWDDLNNTNNTTVTFKVQNPVTPINHGSLGGATGSSTSTVHSASQGYSNGVHSVQGGSSGSAVAGKVVSPIAPVGGGLSASSSSSGFLDGFLSYASNSLDCNVQGSIYGSYAKFIENPFSPLFYQFYIQDKLMQAAQKARSTGNFWDFWNYNFYHIYGYSNLDHVWGGENIKWLLYWGFGVEQNGDMSVGNFLLNIIAIIPIGRAGTILGKALSGLLSKTGIKIGFNFGKNFLRARKFFDNLAKKFGFFDLKRWKEFVSVVGDVLFPNPVGWFVDASKALGKLVGSERLVAIATAFGNFEFRRGLGDLGNLLVNPDPLKKIWENYGELGAFLNRNLNYLIDSSKSLIDSSKKVINKAVNTAKTGFNKVVTKITNTVKQVLPKVVTKVKTTMKKVVNKVKKTVKKLVNKVKKVVKTVKRVIKKVVHKVKKVVKKAVKVVKKAVAKVKTTVKKVVTSTVNWIKSKWPW; from the coding sequence ATGATAAATGGGAAGTTCAATGTTGTTTTAGTGTTGATATTGGTTTTAGCGATTTTAACTCCGAATTTGGTTTATGCAGGTAATTTAACAGGGCCATGGAGTGGAAGTGTTAGTGGTGGTGGTCGTAGTGCTGTTGTAACGTCTCAGGCGGGTAATGTTACGGTTACGGGTGTTGTTACGACTTCCGGTAATGCTCGGTGGGGTGTTGCAGATTCCAGTGTGCCGGGTTCTGCTCCATTTTCTAATGGTAAGTTGAATACCAATAACTTCTGGAGTAATCCCAGTGCTCATGGGCACACGTCTCTGCAAAGCAGTTACTGGTGGGATATTAGTCCGGATTCTGTGGGTACAAATATAGATCGTTCAGGGGATGATAAAGGAACCGGGTACATAACTTTTTACTTCAGCAAGCCTGTTGTGAATCCTGTACTGGATTTGGATCGTATGGGTGGTGATGGTCGTGTTTCAAACAAGGCAACCACTAACTCTGCAATCTTAACACTCTTAAACTCAGATCTGAGCCTTACTAAACTTTCGGGTAACAGTCAGTTTCAGGTTACCAGTAAAACTATAGAGAGAACACCTAATCAGAAGTTCTCCCAGTTTAATCAGGAAGCTTCATGGGCAGCCAACAGTGCAGGTGCAGGAAGCGTAATGATCAAAGGAATAATCAGCAGTGTGAGTTTTAAGTGGACAGGAACCGGCATAGAAGGAATGGGACAAGACGGAATAGAACTAGTATGGGACCTCACAGAATACGTGGACAACACATCCCCAGTTGTAACATCCTCCCTGAACCGTAATATGGTACGTTCTGGTGATAATCTTACTGTGAATGCCCAGTCCAGTTCGGATACGTCGTATATTGTTGCTAATGTTATGGGAAACCTGTACAGTATGAACAAAGGTTCAGGTAACAACTGGAACCTGAACTTCACAGTTCCAGATGCAGCAGACGGCGTTTACAATGTTTTGTTGAGTGCTTTTGATGGTATGGGTAATATGGGCACTTCAATAATGAACTTCACTGTGGATAACACAGCACCAACTATAAATGCGACTTGTAATCCGGTTTTAACAAGGACTGGAAATAGTGTTCTGGTGAATGCCACTGCAGATGATGACACAGCGAGTATGACCCTGGAAGTACTGGGAACCATCTACAACATGATAAAAGATCCAAATAACAACTGGATATTCAACTACACAGTACCAAAACTTACAGATGGCACCTACGACATCATATTAACTGCAACGGATGCACTGGGAAATACCGGCAACACTTCCCTCAATTTTACAGTGGACAACACACCACCCACACCAATAGGAGAATTAAATCAAACCACCACCCGAACAGGGGATAACCTAACATTGAATGTGAGTGCAGATAACGACACAGATACATTAACAGCAACCATCCTCGGAGATGCTTACAACCTCACAAAAGGTACTGGTGGATTTTGGACACTCAATTATACGGTACCACGGGTTGCAGACGGACTCTACACCATACTCCTGACTGGAACTGATGTACTGGGAAATATGGGTAACACATCCCTTAATTTTACGGTGGACAACACCGCACCAAGTATCAAAGGCTCTGTGCTTCCGGGCCTTACCAAAACCGGTAACTCCGTACTTGTTAAGGCGGTTTCAGATCCTGATACGGTTCGTATGACTGCAACAATACTCGGAACAACTTATGCTATGATCCAGGGTCCTGACGGTATCTGGACACTTCAGTACACAGTACCACAGGTTATGGATGGCTTTTTACAGGTATTTTTGGATGCTTGGGATGATGCTGGTAATCATGGATTTAATACAACGAATATGAGTGTGGATAATGCGCTTCCTGGTGTGAATTGTACTGTTTTGCCGGGTCGTATTAAAAATGGTGGTAATGTCATGTTGAGGGTTTGTGCAGATCCTGATGTGGTTAATGTCACAGCATTCATCGCTGGAAACCATTACAACCTAACACAAAACAGTGACGGCACATGGACTCTAAACTATCCCATTCAAGGACTTGCAGATGGATTTCAAACCGTACTTCTTACTGCTACCAACGGCCTGGGTAGTCAAGGAACAGCTTATACTGGTTTTACTGTGGATAATACTGCGCCGGCTTTGAAGGTTGAGGTGTTACCGTTTACTGTTAGGGAGGGTGGTAAGCTTTTTGTGAGGGTTTATTCTGATGTTGATGCTGTGGTAGTTACTGCTGAGATTCTCGGCAAAACTTACAACCTGATTAAATGTTCCAACAGCATCTGGACACTCACCTGCACTGTTCCCGGACTTAAAGACGGTAATTACAATGTCATGTTGAGGGGTTGGGATGATCTCAACAACACCAACAACACAACAGTCACATTCAAGGTACAAAATCCAGTAACACCCATTAATCATGGTTCACTTGGAGGTGCTACTGGTTCATCCACATCAACTGTGCATTCTGCTTCACAGGGTTACAGTAACGGTGTTCATAGTGTGCAGGGTGGTTCTTCTGGTTCTGCCGTGGCTGGTAAGGTGGTTTCTCCTATTGCTCCTGTTGGTGGGGGTTTGTCTGCGTCTTCATCGTCTTCTGGTTTTTTGGATGGGTTTTTGAGTTATGCAAGTAATTCTTTGGATTGTAATGTGCAGGGTTCTATTTATGGCAGTTATGCTAAGTTTATAGAGAATCCTTTTAGTCCGCTTTTTTATCAGTTTTACATACAAGATAAGTTGATGCAAGCCGCTCAGAAGGCCCGGAGTACTGGGAACTTTTGGGATTTCTGGAATTATAATTTTTATCATATTTACGGTTACAGTAATTTGGATCATGTGTGGGGTGGGGAGAATATTAAGTGGCTGCTTTATTGGGGATTTGGTGTTGAACAGAATGGTGATATGTCCGTTGGAAACTTCCTCCTGAACATAATTGCAATAATACCCATCGGAAGAGCAGGAACAATACTGGGAAAGGCATTATCAGGACTACTAAGTAAAACAGGAATAAAAATAGGCTTTAATTTTGGGAAAAACTTTTTGCGAGCAAGAAAGTTTTTTGATAATTTAGCTAAGAAGTTTGGTTTTTTTGATTTGAAAAGATGGAAGGAGTTTGTTTCTGTGGTGGGTGATGTTCTTTTTCCTAATCCTGTGGGTTGGTTTGTGGATGCTTCTAAGGCTTTGGGTAAGTTGGTTGGTAGTGAAAGGTTGGTTGCTATTGCAACGGCTTTTGGTAATTTTGAGTTTAGGAGGGGTTTAGGAGATTTAGGTAATCTCCTGGTTAATCCAGATCCACTTAAGAAAATATGGGAGAATTACGGTGAGCTCGGTGCTTTTTTAAATAGAAATCTGAATTATTTAATAGATTCATCTAAAAGTTTAATAGATTCCTCTAAAAAAGTTATTAATAAAGCTGTAAATACTGCTAAAACCGGTTTTAATAAGGTCGTGACTAAAATCACCAATACTGTTAAGCAGGTACTGCCAAAAGTCGTGACTAAAGTTAAAACAACCATGAAAAAAGTAGTTAATAAAGTTAAAAAAACGGTTAAGAAACTAGTTAATAAAGTTAAAAAAGTTGTAAAAACAGTTAAAAGAGTAATTAAGAAGGTAGTTCATAAGGTTAAGAAAGTTGTGAAGAAAGCTGTTAAAGTTGTTAAAAAAGCAGTTGCTAAAGTCAAAACTACCGTTAAAAAAGTAGTGACTTCAACTGTAAACTGGATCAAAAGTAAATGGCCATGGTAA
- the rfbB gene encoding dTDP-glucose 4,6-dehydratase — MKMLVTGGAGFIGCNFVHHILETYDHEMVVLDKLTYAANPEYLKDVQDKIEFVKGDIKDSEAVKEAMKDCDMVVNFAAETHVDRSIEDPGVFVKTDVIGTYNLLEYVRKYDVDRYLQISTDEVYGSIENGSFTEESCIDPSSPYSASKAGGDVLVSAYYKTYGTPIIITRSSNNFGPYQYPEKLIPLFITNAMQDKELPVYGDGQNIRDWIYAPDNCRGIYTALTKGKLGEVYNIGGGNEKTNLEITHMILDILGKPESLIKFVDDRLGHDRRYSLDSAKIKKLGWKPEWTFEDAIRETVEWYKENLSMVMQG; from the coding sequence ATGAAAATGCTCGTAACAGGCGGTGCAGGCTTTATAGGCTGTAACTTCGTCCATCATATCCTTGAAACCTACGACCATGAAATGGTGGTCCTTGATAAGTTAACCTACGCTGCCAATCCAGAATACCTGAAGGATGTTCAAGATAAAATTGAATTTGTTAAAGGAGATATAAAAGATTCAGAAGCTGTTAAAGAAGCCATGAAAGACTGTGACATGGTTGTGAACTTCGCTGCAGAAACCCATGTGGACCGTTCAATAGAGGATCCTGGGGTTTTCGTTAAAACAGATGTTATAGGAACCTACAACCTCCTTGAATATGTTAGAAAGTACGATGTGGACCGCTACCTTCAGATATCAACAGATGAAGTTTATGGAAGCATTGAAAATGGTTCATTCACAGAAGAAAGCTGCATAGATCCTTCAAGTCCATACTCCGCAAGTAAAGCAGGTGGCGATGTTCTTGTAAGTGCATACTACAAAACCTACGGTACACCCATAATAATAACAAGAAGCAGCAACAACTTCGGACCCTACCAGTACCCAGAAAAGCTCATACCACTCTTCATAACCAATGCAATGCAGGACAAGGAACTTCCAGTCTACGGAGACGGACAGAACATACGCGACTGGATATATGCACCTGATAACTGCAGGGGAATATACACAGCCCTTACAAAGGGTAAACTCGGAGAAGTTTACAACATTGGTGGTGGAAACGAGAAAACCAACCTGGAAATCACCCACATGATACTTGACATCCTTGGAAAACCTGAAAGCCTCATAAAATTCGTTGATGACAGGTTAGGTCATGACAGGCGTTACTCCCTTGATTCTGCCAAGATCAAGAAGCTTGGATGGAAGCCAGAGTGGACCTTTGAAGATGCAATCAGGGAAACTGTTGAATGGTACAAAGAGAACCTTTCAATGGTTATGCAAGGATAA
- a CDS encoding dTDP-4-dehydrorhamnose 3,5-epimerase family protein produces the protein MIDGVKTKNLKVVPDERGWLMEILRNDDDIFENFGQVYMTTAYPGVVKGWHLHKKQTDNFTCIHGMMKVALYDSRKDSPTYGEINEFFVGEKNPMLISVPTYVYHGFKAVGTETAYFVSVPTHAYNYDEPDEFRLPPDTDEIPYDWILEGKKHG, from the coding sequence ATGATAGATGGCGTTAAAACAAAAAATCTTAAGGTAGTTCCAGATGAGAGGGGCTGGCTTATGGAAATACTTAGAAATGATGATGATATATTCGAAAATTTCGGCCAGGTCTACATGACAACCGCATATCCCGGAGTTGTTAAGGGCTGGCACCTTCACAAAAAACAGACTGACAACTTCACATGCATACACGGTATGATGAAGGTCGCACTCTACGATTCAAGGAAAGATTCACCTACCTATGGTGAGATCAATGAATTTTTCGTTGGAGAAAAAAATCCAATGCTTATAAGTGTTCCAACCTACGTCTATCATGGATTTAAAGCTGTTGGAACAGAAACCGCCTACTTCGTAAGCGTTCCAACCCATGCCTACAACTACGATGAACCTGATGAGTTCAGGCTACCTCCAGACACTGATGAAATACCCTACGACTGGATATTAGAGGGTAAAAAACACGGCTAA
- the rfbD gene encoding dTDP-4-dehydrorhamnose reductase, which translates to MKNLFITGGSGLLGSKFEYLAGDRYDITVTHHKNPVPNSISFNITDEKDVLEKISALNPDLVVHSAAMTNVDYCEDHPDEAWKLNVTGTENIARACEKTGSKLIYVSTDFVFDGERGMYREEDETSPLGHYALTKLKGEEVIQKYDVNYAVARVSVLYGWHHRMNFVTWVIDELKNGRNINIVTDQYNSPTLADNAAEAILKLFELDKTGIYHTAGGERVNRFDFAVNIADVFELDPNLINSIESTNFVQKAKRPKDSSLDINKIERDTGMKMMGTVEGLEYMKKIME; encoded by the coding sequence ATGAAAAACCTTTTTATAACCGGCGGAAGCGGACTTTTAGGTTCCAAGTTTGAGTACCTTGCAGGAGACAGGTACGATATAACAGTGACCCACCACAAAAATCCCGTTCCAAATTCAATTTCATTCAATATAACTGATGAAAAAGATGTTCTAGAAAAGATAAGTGCATTGAATCCGGATCTCGTTGTGCACTCTGCAGCAATGACCAACGTTGACTACTGCGAGGACCATCCAGACGAGGCCTGGAAACTCAACGTGACTGGAACCGAAAACATAGCAAGGGCATGTGAAAAAACAGGAAGTAAACTCATTTACGTTTCAACCGACTTTGTTTTTGACGGTGAAAGGGGAATGTACCGTGAGGAAGATGAAACAAGTCCTCTTGGCCACTACGCCCTCACCAAGCTCAAAGGTGAAGAGGTGATTCAAAAATACGATGTCAACTATGCCGTGGCACGTGTAAGTGTTCTCTACGGCTGGCACCATCGAATGAACTTCGTAACATGGGTTATAGATGAACTCAAAAATGGAAGGAACATAAACATAGTAACGGATCAGTACAACTCTCCAACACTTGCAGACAATGCTGCAGAAGCCATTTTAAAGCTTTTTGAGCTGGATAAAACAGGAATATATCACACTGCAGGTGGTGAACGTGTAAACAGGTTCGACTTTGCAGTGAACATTGCAGATGTATTTGAACTGGATCCAAACCTTATAAACTCGATTGAAAGCACGAATTTTGTTCAGAAAGCTAAAAGACCTAAAGATTCCTCCTTAGATATTAATAAGATTGAAAGAGACACTGGAATGAAGATGATGGGCACGGTCGAAGGACTGGAGTATATGAAGAAGATCATGGAATGA